In Brachypodium distachyon strain Bd21 chromosome 2, Brachypodium_distachyon_v3.0, whole genome shotgun sequence, one genomic interval encodes:
- the LOC100822115 gene encoding lipid phosphate phosphatase 2, with protein sequence MDGGEMQQASSTGIDAPACAFATIRSHGASVARSHAYDWLALLLLVAVEVLLNAIEPFHRFVGAGMMTDLRYPLKSNTVPVWAVPVIAVIGPMIIFVVIYIRRRNVYDLHHAILGILFSVLITGVLTDAIKDAVGRPRPNFFWRCFPDGIAVYDNITTGVICHGEASVIKEGHKSFPSGHTSWSFAGLGFLSWYLAGKITVFDRRGHVAKLCVVILPLLVAAMIAISRVDDYWHHWQDVFTGGIIGSVVASVCYLQFFPPPSDEKGLWPHAHLRYVTEREDASRTRRANELINNSSNVGATTAVIPWEGRTGANTSGTLDAMEAGRR encoded by the exons ATGGACGGAGGAGAGATGCAGCAGGCCTCATCAACCGGCATTGATGCTCCGGCGTGCGCGTTCGCCACGATACGGTCGCACGGCGCCAGCGTCGCGAGGTCGCATGCCTACGACTGGCTGGCGCTGCTCCTGCTGGTCGCCGTCGAGGTCCTCCTCAACGCCATCGAGCCGTTCCACCGGTTCGTTGGCGCCGGCATGATGACGGACCTCAGATACCCCTTGAAGAGCAACACCGTCCCCGTCTGGGCCGTGCCG GTCATTGCTGTCATTGGACCTATGATCATCTTCGTCGTCATCTACATCCGGAGGAGGAATGTCTATGATCTGCACCATGCGATACTCG GGATCCTGTTTTCTGTGCTGATCACCGGCGTCCTGACTGACGCCATCAAGGATGCCGTCGGCCGTCCGCGCCCCAACTTCTTCTGGCGCTGCTTCCCTGACGGAATCGCC GTGTACGACAACATCACCACTGGAGTCATATGCCACGGCGAGGCGAGCGTGATCAAAGAAGGCCACAAGAGCTTCCCAAGTGGTCACACTTCAT GGTCCTTCGCCGGCTTGGGGTTCCTGTCGTGGTACCTCGCCGGGAAGATAACCGTCTTTGATCGACGGGGCCATGTCGCGAAGCTGTGCGTTGTCATCCTGCCTCTGCTCGTCGCAGCGATGATCGCGATCTCCCGGGTAGATGACTACTGGCACCATTGGCAGGACGTGTTCACGGGCGGCATCATTG GAAGTGTGGTCGCCTCTGTCTGCTACCTGCAGTTCTTTCCACCACCCTCTGATGAGAAAG GGTTGTGGCCTCACGCGCACTTGAGGTACGTCACGGAGAGGGAAGACGCGAGCCGAACGCGGCGCGCTAACGAACTGATCAATAACAGCAGCAACGTCGGCGCAACAACAGCAGTGATCCCTTGGGAAGGACGGACGGGGGCAAACACGAGCGGAACGTTGGACGCCATGGAAGCCGGCCGGAGGTAG
- the LOC100823983 gene encoding high mobility group B protein 14, with product MKTRSQTGPKPLNTVRLPPVASPRTKPRPEPRKKGTVGDPRRPKKPPTAFFYFMEDFRDKFKAENPSVKSMQDIGRACGEKWNKMAFEEKVKYYDLATERRAEFEKAMAQYNKKKISGELSEESDYE from the exons ATGAAGACCAGGTCGCAGACGGGCCCGAAGCCCCTCAATACCGTGCGACTGCCCCCCGTGGCGAGCCCCAGGACGAAGCCGAGGCCGGAGCCGCGGAAGAAGGGGACAGTCGGCGACCCCCGCCGCCCCAAGAAGCCCCCCACCGCCTTCTTCTATTTCAT GGAGGATTTTCGGGACAAATTTAAGGCAGAAAATCCAAGTGTAAAATCAATGCAGGAT ATAGGGAGGGCATGTGGCGAGAAATGGAATAAAATGGCATTTGAG GAAAAAGTGAAGTATTATGATCTAGCTACTGAGAGGCGTGCAGAGTTTGAGAAGGCTATGGCTCAATATAACAAGAAAAAG ATAAGTGGTGAACTGTCGGAGGAATCAGATTATGAGTAG
- the LOC100822428 gene encoding GDSL esterase/lipase At4g10955 gives MANKAAPDQKAGEAAANPLEFHVYGPRSLSSTSWRDLLSSSWKNSSYRRMVIACFIQGAYLLELDRQENRDGGTALAPQWWRPFKYRLAKPLVDDRDGSIYGAVLEWDHQAALSGFVPFRPARAPAAVVVLRGTVLRAPTVRRDVADDLRFLAWESLKGSVRFPGALAALRDAARRFGAGHVCVGGHSLGAGFALQVGRALAKEGVCVECHVFNPPSVSLAMSLRGFGELLGRARAWIPFVGGSSQSQQAAGDAGGESEARAALAQTGMGKWLPYLYINTNDYVCCYYTDTAGGTATVATDGGGKAGGGVATMLVVSKGPSKFLAAHGLEQWWADDVEMQVALNHSKLIGRQLCSLYA, from the exons ATGGCCAACAAGGCGGCGCCAGACCAGAAAGCCGGCGAGGCGGCAGCAAATCCGTTGGAGTTCCATGTGTATGGCCCCCGAAGCCTGTCCTCCACGAGCTGGAGAGATCTCCTTAGCTCAAGCTG GAAGAACTCCAGCTACCGGCGGATGGTGATCGCGTGCTTCATCCAGGGGGCGTACCTGCTGGAGCTGGATCGCCAGGAGAATCGCGACGGGGGAACCGCCCTGGCGCCGCAGTGGTGGCGGCCCTTCAAGTACAGGCTCGCCAAGCCGCTCGTCGACGACCGCGACGGCTCCATCTACGGCGCCGTCCTCGAGTGGGATCACCAGGCCGCTCTGTCGGGCTTCGTCCCGTtccgccccgcccgcgcgccggccgccgtcgtGGTGCTGCGGGGCACGGTGCTCAGGGCGCCCACGGTCCGGCGCGACGTGGCGGACGACCTCCGGTTCCTGGCCTGGGAGAGCCTCAAGGGCTCCGTGCGCTTCCCGGGCGCCCTGGCGGCGCTGCGGGACGCGGCGCGCAGGTTCGGCGCGGGACACGTGTGCGTGGGCGGGCACTCGCTGGGCGCCGGGTTCGCGCTGCAGGTGGGCAGGGCGCTGGCCAAGGAAGGCGTGTGCGTGGAGTGCCACGTGTTCAACCCGCCGTCGGTGTCGCTGGCCATGAGCCTCAGGGGCTTCGGCGAGCTGCTGGGCCGTGCGCGCGCGTGGATTCCCTTCGTGGGCGGATCCTCCCAGTCCCAGCAGGCTGCGGGGGACGCGGGCGGCGAGAGcgaggcgagggcggcgctgGCGCAGACGGGGATGGGGAAGTGGCTGCCGTACCTGTACATCAACACCAACGACTACGTGTGCTGCTACTACACCGACACGGCCGGCGGGACGGCGACGGTGGCGACGGACGGCGGGGGCAAGGCAGGAGGAGGGGTGGCCACGATGCTGGTGGTGTCCAAGGGGCCGAGCAAGTTCC